The Chromatiales bacterium genome contains the following window.
GGCCCGCCGCGCGCCGGCCATCCCGTCACGTACCGACAGAGACCCATCATGACCGATCAGGACCAGACCCCCGACGCCACCGGGAACGAACAGGCCCCCGCCTTCGGCCTGCAGAAGATCTATCTCAAGGACGTCTCCTTCGAGTCGCCCAATGCCCCTGCCGCCTTCGTCGGCGAGTGGCAGCCCAAGCACGAGGTGCAGCTCACCACCGAGGTGCATCCCCTGGAGAACGACCACCACGAGGTGGTGCTGAACGTCACCGTCACCGTGACCAACGGCGAGAACACCGCCTACCTGGTGGAGATCAAGCAGGCCGGCATCTTCCTGGTGCGCAATTACGCCGAGGAACAGAAGGGGCCGCTGCTCGGCAGCCTGGCACCCGCCACCCTCTTCCCCTTCGCCCGCGAGGCCATCGCCGGCCTGGTGCAGAAGGGCGGCTTCCCCGAGCTGCTGCTGCAGCCGATCAACTTCGACGCCCTGTTTGCCCAGCACATGAAGCGGCTGCAGGCGCAGGCCGCTGCCGGCGCGTCGCACTGAGGACCGGGGCGTGAACGGCGCGGATCGCGAACGGACCATCGCCGTCTTCGGCGCCGGCTCCTGGGGTACGGCACTGGCCATCCAGCTCGCGCGCAACGGCTATCGCACGCTGCTGTGGGGGCGTAACGCGGAAAAGATGGCGCGCATGCGCGCCGAGCGCTGCAACCCCTACTACCTGCCGGATGCGCCCTTCCCCGAGACGCTCGAACCCAGCAGCGACCTGGCCGCCGTCCTGGACCAGGCCGACCGCCTGCTGGTGGTGGTGCCCAGCGAGGCCTTCCGGCGCTTCATGCGCGACCTCGTGCCCTACCTGCACCGGGGCATCCGCCTGGTATGGGCGACCAAGGGGCTGGAGACCGAGACCGGCAAGTTCCTGCACGAGATCGTGGCCGAGGAGATCGGTCCCGAGGTCCCCTGCGGCGTGATCTCCGGTCCGTCCTTCGCCAAGGAGGTGGCGCAGGGTCTGCCCACCGCGGTGACCGTCGCATCGCGCCACGCGGGCTTCGTCGACGAGGTGGTCACCTGGTTCCACAGCGACACCTTCCGCGTCTACACCAGCGAGGACATCGCCGGGGTGGAGCTCGGCGGGGCCCTGAAGAACGTGCTGGCCGTGGCGGCCGGCATCTCCGACGGCCTGGGTTTCGGCGCCAACGCACGCGCCGCCATCATCACCCGCGGCCTGGCCGAGCTGATGCGCCTGGGCGACCGGGCCGGCGCCCAGCGCGAGACCCTGATGGGGCTGTCCGGGCTCGGCGACCTGGTGCTGACCTGCACCGACGATCAGTCACGCAACCGCCGCCTGGGCCTGGCGCTGGGCGCCGGCAAGGACTTCGCGGCCGCCGTGGCCGAGATCGGCCAGGTGGTGGAGGGCGCGAAGAGCGCGAAGGTGGTGATGCGCAAGGCCGCCGAGCTCGACGTGGAGATGCCCATCTGCCACCAGGTGCACCGCATCCTGTATGAGGGGCACGCCCCGGGCCGCGCCGTGGCCGAGCTGCTGGGCCGCGACCTCAAGCCCGAAACGGTGTAGACCGGCCTAGGCCCCGGCGAAGCCCTGCTGGCGCCAGGCCTCGAAGACGATGACCGCGGCGGCATTGGAGAGGTTGAGACTGCGATTGCCCGGCACCATGGGGATGCGGATGGCCGGCGCCTCCGGTCCGTGGTCCAGGAGTTCGTCCGGCAGGCCGCGGGTCTCGGGGCCGAAGAGGAAGGCATCGCCCGGGCGGTAGGCAGGTTGCGTGTAGACCGCCGTGCCGCGGGTCGAGCAGGCGAACACGCGGGTGGGGCCAATGGCGGCCAGGCAGGCGGCCAGGTCATCGTGCACGGCCACGCTCGCCCATTCGCGGTAGTCGAGCCCGGCACGGCGCAGCTTGCTGTCGTCGAGATCGAATCCCAGTGGCCGCACCAGGTGCAGCTGGCTGCCCGTATTCGCGCAAAGGCGCATAATGTTCCCCGTGTTCGGGGGAATCTCCGGTTGATAGAGGATGACGTGAAACATGGCGGATGACCTGTCCCGTAGCAACAACCCGCTGGCGGTCGAGTTCTGCGGTCTGCAACTGAATAGCCCGCTGGTGCTGCTGTCGGGCTGCGTGGGGTTCGGCGAAGAATATACGCGCGTGGAGGGCTTTTCCAATCGCGACGTCGGCGCCGTGTGTCTCAAGGGCACCACGCTGGAACCGCGCCTGGGCAACCGCCCGCACCGCGTCTACGAGACGCCGGAGGGCATGCTCAACGCCATCGGCCTGCAGAACCCGGGCACGCATCATGTCGTCAAGGAGATCCTGCCCACCCTGGACTTCAACGAGACCCGCTTCATCGCCAACGTCTCTGGCTCCACGGTGGAGGAGTACTACGAGGTCACGCGGCTGTTCGACGACTCGCCCATCGACGCCATCGAGATCAACATCTCCTGCCCCAACGTGAAGGAAGGCGGGGTGGCCTTCGGCAACAACCCGGACATGTCGGCGCGCGTGGTCGAGGCCTGCCGCAAGGCCACGAAGAAGCCGCTCATCACCAAGCTCTCGCCCAACCAGACCGACATCGCCGAGAACGCGCGGCGCTGTATCGAGGCCGGTACAGACGGCTTCGCCGTGATCAACACCCTGATGGGCATGTCCATCGACATCGAGTCGCGTGCGCCGATCATCGGCAACAACCAGGGCGGCCTCTCGGGCCCCGCCATCAAGCCCATTGCCCTGCTCAAGGTGCACCAGGTCCACCAGGTGGCGCGCCAGCACGGCATACCCATCATCGGCCAGGGCGGCGTACTCACCGCCGAGGATGCCATCGAGTTCCTGATCGCCGGGGCCACGACCGTGGGCGTGGGCA
Protein-coding sequences here:
- a CDS encoding tRNA (cytidine(34)-2'-O)-methyltransferase, which gives rise to MFHVILYQPEIPPNTGNIMRLCANTGSQLHLVRPLGFDLDDSKLRRAGLDYREWASVAVHDDLAACLAAIGPTRVFACSTRGTAVYTQPAYRPGDAFLFGPETRGLPDELLDHGPEAPAIRIPMVPGNRSLNLSNAAAVIVFEAWRQQGFAGA
- a CDS encoding NAD(P)-dependent glycerol-3-phosphate dehydrogenase, with the translated sequence MNGADRERTIAVFGAGSWGTALAIQLARNGYRTLLWGRNAEKMARMRAERCNPYYLPDAPFPETLEPSSDLAAVLDQADRLLVVVPSEAFRRFMRDLVPYLHRGIRLVWATKGLETETGKFLHEIVAEEIGPEVPCGVISGPSFAKEVAQGLPTAVTVASRHAGFVDEVVTWFHSDTFRVYTSEDIAGVELGGALKNVLAVAAGISDGLGFGANARAAIITRGLAELMRLGDRAGAQRETLMGLSGLGDLVLTCTDDQSRNRRLGLALGAGKDFAAAVAEIGQVVEGAKSAKVVMRKAAELDVEMPICHQVHRILYEGHAPGRAVAELLGRDLKPETV
- a CDS encoding dihydroorotate dehydrogenase, which encodes MADDLSRSNNPLAVEFCGLQLNSPLVLLSGCVGFGEEYTRVEGFSNRDVGAVCLKGTTLEPRLGNRPHRVYETPEGMLNAIGLQNPGTHHVVKEILPTLDFNETRFIANVSGSTVEEYYEVTRLFDDSPIDAIEINISCPNVKEGGVAFGNNPDMSARVVEACRKATKKPLITKLSPNQTDIAENARRCIEAGTDGFAVINTLMGMSIDIESRAPIIGNNQGGLSGPAIKPIALLKVHQVHQVARQHGIPIIGQGGVLTAEDAIEFLIAGATTVGVGTALFYDPLVCKKINAGIRSYLARHELTSVAQLTGTLRLNDNTRACG
- the secB gene encoding protein-export chaperone SecB; translation: MTDQDQTPDATGNEQAPAFGLQKIYLKDVSFESPNAPAAFVGEWQPKHEVQLTTEVHPLENDHHEVVLNVTVTVTNGENTAYLVEIKQAGIFLVRNYAEEQKGPLLGSLAPATLFPFAREAIAGLVQKGGFPELLLQPINFDALFAQHMKRLQAQAAAGASH